In one Pangasianodon hypophthalmus isolate fPanHyp1 chromosome 22, fPanHyp1.pri, whole genome shotgun sequence genomic region, the following are encoded:
- the LOC113532999 gene encoding carcinoembryonic antigen-related cell adhesion molecule 2-like, which produces MKMLHLVLILLTLSGVLSQSSDWGVKYPDKPICAVRGFSVSIPCSYSYPKSNPNIQVTQMLWCSMNSNREKCTHPPYVYDSSSSTKSDFEYAGDDKSNCTLLIHNLQFSYSGEYKFRFITVQPSDRYTGDPGVTLQVADLKVSLIRLSGNGTLKQGDSLNLTCDVNCPHSSSQFVWSKNNEQLNTSGPVLHFPALTVRDSGNYTCIWKTNETSGSETVSLQVEGVLTQSSGWGVKYPEPVCAVRGFNVSIPCYYWYPQNYRVVQMLWCSMNSNRDVCTDPPYVYNSSSNIKSDFEYVGDNKSDCTLLINNVQFNYSGTYKFRFITNVIDGKWTGLPGVILQVADLKVSLIRLSGNGTLKQGDSLNLTCDVNCTHSSSQFVWSKNNERLPASGPVLHFPALTVRDSGSYTCTWETNETSGSETISLQVKGENPDHGSILIIAVVTAAVIFIILVLLGAVIYNRRRKDDVPEDNSRIVGEQSQVKQVPQPNGEVSQEEEVTYASVCVKDTNPNNGNVHTEQQNEDISVIYSTVTIK; this is translated from the exons ATGAAGATGCTTCACCTGGTTTTGATTCTACTCACGCTGTCTG GTGTTCTCTCTCAGAGCAGTGATTGGGGTGTGAAATATCCCGATAAGCCGATCTGTGCTGTGAGAGGATTCAGTGTCTCCATTCCCTGTAGTTATTCTTATCCAAAATCAAATCCAAATATTCAGGTGACGCAAATGCTTTGGTGCTCAATGAACTCAAACAGAGAGAAGTGTACACATCCACCGTATGTTTATGACAGCTCATCAAGCACCAAGTCAGACTTTGAGTACGCTGGAGACGACAAATCAAACTGCACTTTGTTAATCCACAATCTACAGTTCAGTTATTCTGGAGAGtacaaattcagatttataacTGTTCAGCCTAGTGACAGATACACAGGTGATCCTGGAGTGACTCTACAAGTTGCAG ATTTAAAGGTGTCACTAATCAGGCTCAGTGGAAACGGAACCCTTAAACAAGGAGACTCGTTAAATCTGACGTGTGATGTGAACTGCCCACACAGTTCCTCACAGTTTGTGTGGTCTAAGAACAACGAGCAGTTAAACACATCAGGACCCGTTCTTCACTTTCCTGCTCTAACCGTGAGGGATTCTGGGAATTACACCTGCATTTGGAAAACCAATGAGACATCAGGATCTGAAACTGTCAGCCTTCAGGTTGAGG GTGTTCTCACTCAGAGCAGTGGTTGGGGTGTGAAATATCCTGAGCCGGTTTGTGCTGTGAGAGGATTCAATGTCTCCATTCCCTGTTATTATTGGTATCCACAAAATTATCGGGTGGTGCAAATGCTTTGGTGCTCAATGAACTCAAACAGAGATGTGTGTACAGACCCACCGTATGTTTATAACAGCTCATCAAACATCAAGTCAGACTTTGAGTACGTTGGAGACAACAAATCAGACTGCACTTTGTTAATCAACAATGTACAGTTTAATTATTCTGGAACatacaaattcagatttataacTAATGTGATCGATGGCAAATGGACCGGTTTACCTGGAGTGATTCTACAAGTTGCAG atttaaaggtGTCACTAATCAGGCTCAGTGGAAACGGAACCCTTAAACAAGGAGACTCATTAAATCTGACGTGTGATGTGAACTGCACACACAGTTCCTCACAGTTTGTGTGGTCTAAGAACAACGAGCGCTTACCTGCATCAGGACCTGTTCTTCACTTTCCTGCTCTAACCGTGAGGGATTCTGGGAGTTACACCTGCACTTGGGAAACCAATGAGACATCAGGATCTGAAACGATCAGCCTTCAGGTCAAGG GTGAAAATCCTGATCATGGCTCAATCTTGATCATTGCTGTGGTGACAGCTGCAGTGATTTTCATCATCTTAGTCCTCTTAGGAGCTGTGATTTACAACAGGAG GCGGAAGGACGACGTTCCAGAAGACAACAGCAGAATAGTTGGAGAGCAATCACAG GTAAAGCAGGTTCCTCAGCCCAATGGAGAAGTGTCGCAGGAGGAGGAAGTGACTTATGCATCGGTTTGTGTCAAAGACACCAATCCGAACAATGG